One Fontisphaera persica DNA window includes the following coding sequences:
- the asnA gene encoding aspartate--ammonia ligase, whose amino-acid sequence MAYTLYLPKNYRPVLNVRQTEHAIKALKDFFELSLSTELNLTRVTAPLFVKSGTGINDDLNGIEKPVSFAVKEMNGDRAEIVQSLAKWKRMMLADLGFQPGYGLYTDMNAIRPDEKLDNTHSLYVDQWDWERVITDRERNVEFLRKVVEKIYRTLKRAEHFIFEHYPEIRPELPEEITFIHAEELRQRYPQLPPRERENALLKEVGAAFIIGIGGPLGDGSIHDGRAPDYDDWITPGDQGRPGLNGDIFVWHPVLECAFELSSMGIRVSPASLMQQLEIRGCLERQNLYWHRRLLRGELPLSIGGGIGQSRLCMYFLRKAHVGETQASLWPEEMMQECRKHGIALL is encoded by the coding sequence ATGGCTTACACATTGTACCTACCCAAAAATTATCGGCCGGTGCTCAACGTCCGGCAAACGGAGCACGCCATCAAGGCGTTGAAGGATTTTTTTGAGCTGAGCCTGTCCACGGAGTTGAATCTGACACGGGTCACGGCGCCGTTGTTTGTGAAGTCGGGCACCGGCATCAATGATGATTTGAATGGGATTGAGAAGCCGGTCTCCTTCGCGGTCAAGGAGATGAATGGGGACCGGGCGGAGATTGTGCAATCCCTGGCCAAGTGGAAACGGATGATGCTGGCGGATTTGGGATTTCAGCCGGGGTACGGGCTGTACACCGATATGAACGCAATCCGGCCGGATGAAAAACTGGACAACACCCATTCGTTGTATGTGGACCAGTGGGATTGGGAGCGGGTCATCACCGACCGGGAAAGGAATGTGGAGTTTTTGCGGAAAGTGGTGGAAAAGATTTACCGGACGCTGAAGCGGGCGGAGCATTTTATTTTCGAGCATTATCCGGAGATCAGGCCGGAATTGCCGGAGGAAATCACCTTCATCCATGCGGAGGAGCTGCGGCAGCGTTATCCGCAACTGCCGCCGCGGGAGCGGGAAAATGCCCTGCTCAAAGAGGTGGGAGCGGCGTTCATCATCGGGATTGGGGGGCCGCTGGGGGATGGGAGCATCCATGACGGGCGCGCGCCGGATTATGATGACTGGATTACGCCGGGAGACCAGGGGAGACCAGGATTGAATGGGGATATTTTCGTTTGGCACCCGGTGTTGGAGTGTGCGTTTGAGCTATCGTCCATGGGCATAAGGGTCAGTCCTGCATCTTTAATGCAACAGCTCGAAATCCGCGGGTGTCTGGAGCGCCAAAACCTTTACTGGCATCGCCGTCTCCTCCGTGGCGAGCTGCCCTTGTCCATCGGGGGCGGCATCGGGCAGTCGCGGCTGTGCATGTATTTCCTGCGCAAGGCGCATGTGGGCGAGACTCAGGCGAGCTTGTGGCCGGAGGAAATGATGCAGGAATGCCGGAAGCATGGGATTGCGCTGTTATGA